GACGGCCGGTTGGCACGGTATTTGTGGGTATAGCGGGTCCACAGTCCACCGAGGTACTTCGGTTGAAGTTGTCGGGGGACCGGTGGACGATCAGGGTGGGCGCGGTCCGCGCCGCGGTCACCGAACTCGTCCGCTCGGTAAGGGGCGAGTGAAGGAGCCGGGAACGCGCGGCCGACGCCGGACGTTGTCCAGTCGAACGCTGGGTCCGGCGAGATGAGTGTGAGGAGAACGAGATGACGCTGCTGCGTGAAGCGATCGGGGAAAGCCTGCGGCGTGCTCGGGTCGCCCAGAGCCGGACACTGCGTGAGGTCTCCACCTCCGCGCGCGTGAGTCTGGGATACCTGTCGGAGGTGGAACGGGGTCGCAAGGAGGCCTCCAGCGAGCTGCTGGCCGCCATCTGCCAGGCCCTGGATGTGCCGCTGGCACAGGTGCTCTTCGACGTGAGCGCGGCCATGGCCGACGCCGACAAGGCCACCGCGCTGGCGCGCGAGAAGGCGTCCACGAGCGCCGTGGCCAAGCTGCCCGCCAAGCCGGGCGCGGCCAAGGTCTCCGCCGCGACGGTCGCCCCCAAGGGCGGCGATGGGGACGTGGCGCTGGCCGCCGACGGAACGTTCGGCCCCCGCATCGTGATTCCGGCCCCGAAGCCGGATCGTCTGGTGCTGGTGTCCGCCAAGTGATGACCTCGATCGAGCTGAGAGACGAAGACTGTGCTCCGGAGCCGAAAGGGATAAATTCTCTGTAGGCTCCGTGCCGGAGGCGTCGCGCTGTTGCCGAAATCTCCGGAACGGGCCGTTGCACAGTGGAGATAGGGACAACAGGGGTGCGCGACGGTCGCGCACTACTTGTCGCGCTACGGGGCGCGGCACGTCATATGGAGGCGGGATCAATCGATGGCTAATCCGTTCGTGAAGGCCTGGAAGTACCTGATGGCCCTCTTCGACTCGAAGATCGAGGAGCATGCGGATCCGAAGGTTCAGATCCAGCAGGCCATCGAGGAAGCCCAGCGTCAGCATCAGGCCCTGTCGCAGCAGGCCGCATCGGTGATCGGCAACCAGCGTCAGCTGGAGATGAAGCTGAACCGCCAGCTCGACGAGGTCGAGAAGCTCAATGCCAATGCGCGCCAGGCGGTCATGCTCGCCGACCAGGCCGGCACCGCCGGCGATACCGAGAAGGCGATCCAGTACACCAATGCCGCCGAGGCTTTCGCCGCGCAGCTGGTGACCGCCGAGCAGTCCGTCGAGGACCTCAAGGTGCTGCACGACCAGTCGCTGCAGGCCGCCGCCCAGGCCAAGAAGGCCGTCGAGCAGAACGCGATGCTGCTGCAGCAGAAGGTCGCCGAGCGCACCAAGCTGCTGTCCCAGCTGGAGCAGGCCAAGATGCAGGAGCAGGTGTCGGCCTCGCTGCAGCAGATGGACTCCACCCTTTCGGCCCCCGGCGCGGTCCCCAGCCTGGACGCGGTGCGCGAGAAGATCGAGCGTCGCTACGCCAACGCCCTCGGCGCCGCCGAGCTGGCCGGCAACTCGGTCCAGGGCCGCATGCTGGAGGTCCAGCAGGCCAGCGTGCAGATGGCCGGCCACAACCGCCTCGAGCAGATCCGCGCCTCCATGCGCGGCGACGCCCTCCCGTCCGGCGGCAACGCGGCCCAGCCGCAGATCCAGCAGGGTCAGCCCGCCCAGCCCGCCGCCCAGCCCAACTTCAACAAGGGCCAGGCCGCCCAGCAGTAACTGCTGCGCGAAAGGTAGTGCACGATGGGGAGATCGCGGGCCGACCAGAGTCCCGCGACCTCCCCTGCGCGTTTTCTCCGCCGAACCCGCGCGAAAACCCCGGACCCCATCCCCGGTCTCCCGTCCCCTTTCCCGCCGACCGCAACCCCGCAGCAGCAGTCGGCGACCCAGCCGATGCCCGCGACGCCGCCGCCGACCGCGACCCAACCCCTGCCGGTGACCTCCGCCCCTCCCGAATCCGCCCCGCCGGGACCAGCATTCGCACCGGGTGGCCCCGCCGCACCGGCCCCGGCCGCAGCCTCGGATATCGGTCGAAACGCCGGTCCTGCTGGATTCTCCAGCGCTCAGCCGTCGACGCGGATGCCCCTTCCGCACTCCGGTGCACCCGGTGTCGGCCGGAATTCGCCTGTCGGCTCGCCGGATCCGGCCCAACGGTGGGCGGACCCCGCACAGCAGTGGGCCAATCAGACACAGTCGGATGTGGCGGCCGGCGTTGCCCCGCCGCCGGATTCCCGTTGGGCGGACCTTTCCGCCAGAGGTCACTCCGCGCCGGTTGTCGGTGGGCCCGGCTACCGTGGCTCCGTGGAATCGGCCCAGCCGTGGACAGCGGCGAATCAGACTCCCCACCCGACGGCGCCCCCCGCCTCCGCGCCGCGGCCCCCGAGCCTGGGCGGTGTGCGGGCTTCGTTCACCGCGAGTGACCCGGGTGCTGCGCCTGGCGTGTCCGAATCCGCTGCCCGGGGTGGTCGTAAGCGGCGCAAGCGGGAGCGGGCGACCGAGGCGGTGCGGGAGGTGTTGGCGCCCACCGGGTTCGAGCCGGAGGAGTTGGCGCAGCGGCTGCCGGATACCTTGCGGGGGGTGGGGGAGCAGGCTTTGGTCGCGGTGCGGAAGTGGGCCGATCCCCGGGAACGGGAGTTGCGTAAGCGGCGGCGGGCGCGGCGGCGGAGTTTCCGGTTGGGGACGGCTTCGGGGCTGACGACGGCCGGAACCGTTGGGCTGGTACTGATCTCGGCTCCGGCGTGGGCGGTGATCGTGGTCGGCGGCGGCGCGGTCGCGCTGGTCACCGGAACCGCGGTGACAGCCAAGCGGTATTGGGAGATGCGGCGCGAGCCGTTGCCGCAGGCGGCGTTCGTGCCGCGCAAGCTGCCTCCGATCCGGTCGGCGGCGCGGGCGTCCATCGCCCGATTGGTCAAAGCCGAACGGGCGCTGCACGGATTGCACGCCCAGATCGCGCGATCGGGCCGCCTGCCTGCGGACGACCTCGACGACACCCTGGAAACCGCCACGTCCGGCGCCGCCGCCCTGCACGCGCTGGCTCAGGACGTGGTCGCCATGGAGCGAGCCGCCGGCGCGCTGGGCGCGAATTCGCCGCTGGGCGAGCACGTCCGGGCCGTCTCGATCCGCCTGGACAGCGGCGTCGTCGAATACGAGGGCATGGTCGCCGCGGCGGCCCGCGTCCTGGCCGTCCCCCAGAGTGCCGCCGTCGCAGACGATCTCGGCTGGGCCATGCTCCACCTCCGCGACGCCGCCGACCGCCTCGACGGCTGGGCCCAAGCCCTCACCGACCTAGCCGACCAGCGCTACCGCGGCCACCCCTGACCGTTTCCACCACCCTGCCGCCGTGGTCGCGGAGTCGTGCATCGGCGCGCGCGGATGTCGCAGTTCGTTGGGGTGTGGGCTCCGGGCAAGGCCGGAAGGTCTCGGGGTGAACCCTGATTCTGTCCCGGATATCGGTGCTGACCTGGTGATTTTCTCAGGTGGAGGGCGCAGTATCGATGGTGACGGATCGCGCGGACGGCGGTTCGGAGACCAGGAGGCATGGAATGTTTTGGAAGATTCTCGGCGTCGTCGTCCTCGTGTGGATCGCCTTCGCGATCATCGGCACGCTGATCAAGGCGCTGTTCCCGCTTGTGATGGTGGCCGCGGTCATCTTCGGCCTGTACGTGCTGTACAAGGCGCTGTCGGGTTCGAAGGACAAGTCGCCCCTCGGCAAGTTCTGACGCACAGCGCCACCGCGGACCGCCCGCCCCGATGATCGGGGCGGGCGGTCCTTTGTCCGTATCATCGCGGCATGGCCACTGCTGTCGTCGCCACCTCGTACGGTGGACCGGAAGTCTTGTCGCTCATCGACGTCGAAGTCCCCGACCCGGGACCGGGTGAGGTCACCATCGCGGTTCGCGCGGCCGGCGTGAACCCCTTCGACTACAAGCTCTACAGCGGTGCGTTCGGCACCGACCCCGGCAAGTTGCCGCTGCGGCTCGGGCTGGAGGTGGCCGGCGTGGTCACCGCCGTCGGCCCCGACGCCACCGGCCCGGCGGGCCCGATCGCGATCGGCGACGAGGTCCTCGCGCAGGTAACCGGCGGTTACACCAGCGCGATCACCGTCCCCGCCACAGTGGTTGTGCCCAAACCCGCGGATGTCGACTGGAAGCAGGCGGCGGGCGTGCAGAGTGTCGGCGGCACCGCCGTGCACATGCTGGCCGCGACGCGCGTCGGTCCGGGTGACACGGTCCTGGTGCACGGCGCCGCGGGCAGCGTCGGCGCGCTGGCCGCGCAGCTGGCAGTGGCGCGGGGCGCACGCGTGATCGGCACCGCCTCGCCCAGCCGCCACGAACGCCTGCGCGCCTACGGCGTCGAGCCCGTCGCCTACGGCCCGGGCCTGGCCGATCGGGTGAAAGCCTTGGCCCCCAACGGTATCGACGCCGCCCTCGACACGGTGGGCACCGACGAGGCCGTGGACGTCTCTCTGGAACTGGTCCCCGATCGAGCGCGGTTCGCGAGCATCGTGGCCTTCGGCCGGGCGGCCGCGGACGGCTTCCAGGTGCTGGGCAACGGACCCGGCGCGGACCCCGGCACCGAGATCCGCGGCAATGCCTGGCGGGAACTGCTGCCGCTGCTGGCGGCGGGCAAGCTGGATCTCGCGATCGCCAAGACGTTCCCGCTGGCGGAAGCGGCCGCGGCGCACGAGTTCGTGAAGGACGGCCACGCCGGCGGCAAGGTGATCCTGCTGCCCTGAACGCCGCCAATCGATTTGGCGAAATGTCCCATATGAGTGACGCGCACGGCATATGTTGTTGCCCACAACATATGCCGTGTGTGCGGTCGCAACCCAGCGCCCGCCGCCTGAAAGGTCACCTGATGAGGACGAAAAGCGCGCTCGCGCTGAAGAAGCCTGGCCGTCGACGGGTCTATGCCGCCGCCGCGCTGGCGCTATCCGGATTGCTCACCATTACCGCCTGCGGGTCCAACTCCAGTTCCAGCGGCGGCTCCTCCTCCGCGAGCGCGTCCTCGGGCGGCAGCAGCAGCGGCGGCGGAGCCAATGGCACGGTCGGGGTGATCCTGCCCGAGACCGCCTCCTCGGCCCGCTGGGAATCCTTCGACAAACCGCTGATCACCAAGGCGCTCAACGACGCTGGCTTCGACGCCGACGTGCAGAACGCCCAGGGCGACGTGCAGAAGTTCACCACCCTCGCCGACGGCATGATCTCCAAGGGCGTCAAGGTCCTGCTCATCGCCTCGATCAACAGCGAGGTCGGCGGCGCGGTCGCGGCCAAGGCCAAGGCGTCGGGCATCCCGACCATCGACTACGACCGCCTCAATCTCGGCGGATCCTCGGACTACTACGTCTCTTTCGACAATGTGAAGGTCGGTGCGCTGCAGGGCCAGGGCCTGGCCACCGCGTTGAAGGACAAGCCGGCCGCGCAGGTCATCGAGATCGAGGGCGCCCCGACCGACAACAACGCCACCCTCTTCCATCAGGGCCAGGAGCAGGTGCTGCAGCCGCTCTACGATTCGGGCGCGCTGAAACTGGTGCGCAGCCAGGCCATCGACGACTGGAACAACCAGAAGGGCGGCACCACCTTCGAGCAGATCCTCACCGGTAACGGCGGCAAGGTCGACGGCGTGGTCGCGGCCAACGACGGTCTGGCGGGCGCGGTGATCACCGTGCTCAAGAAGAACGGCCTCAATGGCAAGGTCCCGGTGACCGGCCAGGACGCCACCGTCGACGGCCTGAAGTCGATCCTGCGCGGTGACCAGTACATGACGGTGTTCAAGCCGATCCAGCAGGAGGCCGACAGCGCCGTGAAACTCGCGGTGGCCCTGGCCAAGGGCGACAAGGCGGCCGCGGATGCGCTGGCGCAGAACACCAGTCAGGACCCCAAGGGCAAGCGCGACGTGAAATCCGTGCTGCTGCAACCGCAACTGATCACCAAGACCGAGGTCAAGCAGGTCATCGACGCCGGCTTCGTGAAGGCGTCCGACGTCTGCACGGGCGACGTGAAGCAGGCCTGCACCGATCTCGGCATCTCCTAGAGGACAGTCATGAGTGAGCCGCTGCTCCAAATATCCGGCCTGAACAAGAGTTTCGGACCGGTGCACGTGCTGCACGACGTCGACCTCACCGTGCCGGCGGGAGAGGTCACCGCGCTCGTCGGCGACAATGGCGCGGGCAAATCCACGCTGGTGAAATGTGTCGCCGGAATCCACGCCGCCGACTCCGGCGAAGTGCGGTTCCGGGGCGAGCCAGTGCACCTGCGTGGCGCCAAGGACGCGGCGGCGCTCGGCATCGAGGTGGTCTATCAGGACCTGGCCCTGGCCGACAACCTCGACATCGTGGCCAATATGTTCCTCGGCCGGGAGCGCGGCAAGCCGTGGCTGCTGGACGAGGCGAGCATGGAGGAGGCGGCGCGGCGCACCCTGGCCTCGTTGGGGGTGCGCACCGTGAAGTCGGTGCGCACCCCGGTCGCGGCCCTGTCGGGCGGGCAACGCCAGACGGTGGCGATCGCGAAAGCGGTGCTGTGGAACAGCAATCTGGTGATGCTCGACGAGCCGACCGCGGCGCTCGGGGTGGCGCAGACCCGGCAGGTGCTGGATCTGGTGCGTCGGCTGGCCGAACAGGGCCTGGGCGTGGTGCTCATCAGCCACAACCTGGCCGACGTGTTCGAGGTCGCCGATCGGATCGCGGTGCTGTATCTGGGCCGGATGGTGGCGCAGGTGCGGACCGCGGACGTGACCACCGGCCAGGTGGTGGAGTTGATCACCGCGGGACGTTCGGGTGATCTCGGTTTGGCGCGGCCCGAGGCCGCGGTGCTGTGAGCGAGGGAAGCACTGTCATGACCAATGTTTCGGAATCGGCGGCGGCCGAGAAGGATTCCGCGATCACCGATTTCGGGATCGACACCACCACATTGTCGACGCGAGAAGCGTTGCGCGACTACGTAGCCCGGCTACGCGGCGGCGAGATAGGTTCGCTGCCCGCGATTCTCGGGCTGATCGCGCTGGTGGTGCTGTTCTCGCTGATGTCGGATGTGTTCTTCTCGCTGAACAATATCGCCAACCTGCTGGCGCAGGGCGCGGGCCAGACGATCATCGCCATCGGGATCGTGTTCGTGCTGCTGATCGGTGAGATCGACCTGTCGGCGGGCACGGCGTCGGGCGTGGCGGCCGCGGTGCTGGCCATGCACTTCGTGCAGAACGGGAACATGTTGAACGGCATGGGCTCGACGGTGTTCTACATCTTCAACGCGTTGATGCTGCTGGCCGCGCTGCTGGCGGGACTGCTGCGGATCTGGCCGGGCGTGGCGTTCTCGCTGGGCGGGATTCTGCTGACCGTCCTCGGCATCCAGGCGAATCCGTGGATCGAGATGCTGCTGGCGGTGTGCGTGGGCGCGGCCATCGGTTCCATCACCGGATTCCTGATCGCCAAGATCGGCATGCCGTCGTTCGTGGTGACGCTGGCGTTGTTCCTGGCCTGGCAGGGCGTGATCCTGCAGCTCATCGGCGAGGGCGGGGTGCTGGGCATCAGTTCCTCGCACATTCTCAACGAGGTGGCCAACGGCAATCTGTCGACCGCGGGCAGCTGGGTGCTGTGCGTGGTGGCGGCGGGCGGATACGCGGGCGTCACGCTGGGCGGGCATGTGCTGCGCCGGCGTCGCGGGCTGGTCACCCCGCCCACGCCGCTGGTGGTGGCGAAGGTGGCGGCGCTGGTGCTGTTCGCGATCGTGGTGACGGTGCTGCTCACCGTCAACCGGTCACCGAGCAAGCTGATCGTCATTTCCGGTGTGCCGTACGTGGTTCCGATCGTGCTGGTGCTGCTGGTGGCCGGAACCTACGTGCTGACCCGCACCACCTACGGCCGCCACATCTACGCCGTCGGCGGCAACATCGAGGCGGCGCGCCGCGCGGGCATCAACGTAACCCAGTTGCGGGCAAGCGTTTTCGTCATCAGCTCGGCATGCGCGGCGGTCGGCGCCATCGTGTACTCCTCCAAGGTCGGGTCGGTCGATCCGCAGGCGGGCGGGCTCAACACCCTGCTGTTCGCGGTCGGCGCGGCGGTCATCGGCGGCACCTCGCTGTTCGGCGGCCGGGGCCGGGTGGCCGACGCGGTGATCGGCGGCGCGGTGCTGGCGGTGGTGTCCAATGGCCTTGGGCTGCTGCGGCAACCGGCCGCCGTGGTGTCCATCGTGACCGGACTGGTGCTGCTGCTGGCCGCGACCGTGGACGCGGTGTCGCGGCGCCGCGCCGCGGCAGCGGGCCGGTGAACCTGGTAGAAACCGGTTCATGACCGTCGCCCGACCGGACGAGGTGCGCCGGTTCAACCGGTCCAGCCTCCTGCGGCTGCTGCATACCGGAGGCCCCGCCACCCGGGCGGTGCTGGCGACCGAGCTCGGGCTCAATCGCTCCACCATCAAAATGCTGGTCGACGGGCTGACCGAGGACGGCGTGGTGGAGGAGAAGGTGCCCCGGCTGGCGCGCGGGGCCGGGCGGCCGTCGCTGCTGGTGCTGCCGCAACCGCAGGCGGCGGTGGTGCTGGCGGTGGACGTGCAGGTCGAGCACGCCGGGATCGCGCTGGTCGGTTTCGGCGGGCAGATCCTGGGCCGCAACAGCTGGAATCTGCATGGGCGGCAACGGGAACCGGACGAGGTGATCACCCACGTCGTCGAATCCGCGGCCGTGCTCGCCGGCGATCTGGGGATGCGGCCGGTGGCGGCGGGCGTGTGCGTGCCGGGGGTGGTGCGCCGCGCCGACGGGCTGGTGCATACCGCGGCGAACCTGTGCTGGGGTGAGGTGGCGCTGGGGCAGCGGCTGCGGACGCTGCTGGATGTGCCGGTCGTGGTCGGCAACGATGCCGAATTCGGTGCGCTCGCAGAACATGTCCGGGGTGCCGGGCGCGGGTCGGCGGACGCGGTGTTCGTGTCCGCCGACGTGGGCGTGGGCGGTGGGCTGATCGCGCAGGGCGCGCTGCTGCGCGGGTCGGCCGGATATCTCGGCGAGATCGGGCACATGACCGTCAACCCCGGCGGGCGAATCTGCCACTGCGGCAACGAAGGCTGCTGGGAGACCGAGGTGGGGGAGGCCGCGCTGTGCCGGGCGCTGGGGCTGCCCGAGCACGGTCCGCGCGGCGCGATCGTCGCGGAATTGCGTGAGCTGCACGGGGATT
This sequence is a window from Nocardia yunnanensis. Protein-coding genes within it:
- a CDS encoding helix-turn-helix domain-containing protein, yielding MTLLREAIGESLRRARVAQSRTLREVSTSARVSLGYLSEVERGRKEASSELLAAICQALDVPLAQVLFDVSAAMADADKATALAREKASTSAVAKLPAKPGAAKVSAATVAPKGGDGDVALAADGTFGPRIVIPAPKPDRLVLVSAK
- the pspA gene encoding phage shock protein PspA, encoding MANPFVKAWKYLMALFDSKIEEHADPKVQIQQAIEEAQRQHQALSQQAASVIGNQRQLEMKLNRQLDEVEKLNANARQAVMLADQAGTAGDTEKAIQYTNAAEAFAAQLVTAEQSVEDLKVLHDQSLQAAAQAKKAVEQNAMLLQQKVAERTKLLSQLEQAKMQEQVSASLQQMDSTLSAPGAVPSLDAVREKIERRYANALGAAELAGNSVQGRMLEVQQASVQMAGHNRLEQIRASMRGDALPSGGNAAQPQIQQGQPAQPAAQPNFNKGQAAQQ
- the pspM gene encoding phage shock envelope stress response protein PspM, producing the protein MSESAARGGRKRRKRERATEAVREVLAPTGFEPEELAQRLPDTLRGVGEQALVAVRKWADPRERELRKRRRARRRSFRLGTASGLTTAGTVGLVLISAPAWAVIVVGGGAVALVTGTAVTAKRYWEMRREPLPQAAFVPRKLPPIRSAARASIARLVKAERALHGLHAQIARSGRLPADDLDDTLETATSGAAALHALAQDVVAMERAAGALGANSPLGEHVRAVSIRLDSGVVEYEGMVAAAARVLAVPQSAAVADDLGWAMLHLRDAADRLDGWAQALTDLADQRYRGHP
- a CDS encoding quinone oxidoreductase family protein — its product is MATAVVATSYGGPEVLSLIDVEVPDPGPGEVTIAVRAAGVNPFDYKLYSGAFGTDPGKLPLRLGLEVAGVVTAVGPDATGPAGPIAIGDEVLAQVTGGYTSAITVPATVVVPKPADVDWKQAAGVQSVGGTAVHMLAATRVGPGDTVLVHGAAGSVGALAAQLAVARGARVIGTASPSRHERLRAYGVEPVAYGPGLADRVKALAPNGIDAALDTVGTDEAVDVSLELVPDRARFASIVAFGRAAADGFQVLGNGPGADPGTEIRGNAWRELLPLLAAGKLDLAIAKTFPLAEAAAAHEFVKDGHAGGKVILLP
- a CDS encoding sugar ABC transporter substrate-binding protein, with protein sequence MRTKSALALKKPGRRRVYAAAALALSGLLTITACGSNSSSSGGSSSASASSGGSSSGGGANGTVGVILPETASSARWESFDKPLITKALNDAGFDADVQNAQGDVQKFTTLADGMISKGVKVLLIASINSEVGGAVAAKAKASGIPTIDYDRLNLGGSSDYYVSFDNVKVGALQGQGLATALKDKPAAQVIEIEGAPTDNNATLFHQGQEQVLQPLYDSGALKLVRSQAIDDWNNQKGGTTFEQILTGNGGKVDGVVAANDGLAGAVITVLKKNGLNGKVPVTGQDATVDGLKSILRGDQYMTVFKPIQQEADSAVKLAVALAKGDKAAADALAQNTSQDPKGKRDVKSVLLQPQLITKTEVKQVIDAGFVKASDVCTGDVKQACTDLGIS
- a CDS encoding ATP-binding cassette domain-containing protein, producing MSEPLLQISGLNKSFGPVHVLHDVDLTVPAGEVTALVGDNGAGKSTLVKCVAGIHAADSGEVRFRGEPVHLRGAKDAAALGIEVVYQDLALADNLDIVANMFLGRERGKPWLLDEASMEEAARRTLASLGVRTVKSVRTPVAALSGGQRQTVAIAKAVLWNSNLVMLDEPTAALGVAQTRQVLDLVRRLAEQGLGVVLISHNLADVFEVADRIAVLYLGRMVAQVRTADVTTGQVVELITAGRSGDLGLARPEAAVL
- a CDS encoding sugar ABC transporter permease gives rise to the protein MTNVSESAAAEKDSAITDFGIDTTTLSTREALRDYVARLRGGEIGSLPAILGLIALVVLFSLMSDVFFSLNNIANLLAQGAGQTIIAIGIVFVLLIGEIDLSAGTASGVAAAVLAMHFVQNGNMLNGMGSTVFYIFNALMLLAALLAGLLRIWPGVAFSLGGILLTVLGIQANPWIEMLLAVCVGAAIGSITGFLIAKIGMPSFVVTLALFLAWQGVILQLIGEGGVLGISSSHILNEVANGNLSTAGSWVLCVVAAGGYAGVTLGGHVLRRRRGLVTPPTPLVVAKVAALVLFAIVVTVLLTVNRSPSKLIVISGVPYVVPIVLVLLVAGTYVLTRTTYGRHIYAVGGNIEAARRAGINVTQLRASVFVISSACAAVGAIVYSSKVGSVDPQAGGLNTLLFAVGAAVIGGTSLFGGRGRVADAVIGGAVLAVVSNGLGLLRQPAAVVSIVTGLVLLLAATVDAVSRRRAAAAGR
- a CDS encoding ROK family transcriptional regulator; protein product: MTVARPDEVRRFNRSSLLRLLHTGGPATRAVLATELGLNRSTIKMLVDGLTEDGVVEEKVPRLARGAGRPSLLVLPQPQAAVVLAVDVQVEHAGIALVGFGGQILGRNSWNLHGRQREPDEVITHVVESAAVLAGDLGMRPVAAGVCVPGVVRRADGLVHTAANLCWGEVALGQRLRTLLDVPVVVGNDAEFGALAEHVRGAGRGSADAVFVSADVGVGGGLIAQGALLRGSAGYLGEIGHMTVNPGGRICHCGNEGCWETEVGEAALCRALGLPEHGPRGAIVAELRELHGDWESRLARYLDWLILGLVNVVNILGPELVVLGDLFTALPEEAVARVGEQVRRRSMVSRAMGGVRIEKSRLGADLKLLGAAEAAFEGVLSML